In the genome of Arachis hypogaea cultivar Tifrunner chromosome 9, arahy.Tifrunner.gnm2.J5K5, whole genome shotgun sequence, the window AAAATGTGACCATTTACAGCCACTAGGCTGCTGTGCTCTTCATTAATACATAtgcaaattttaatatatatatctttcatcaaattacttctatttaatttatttttagttataaactcactcattcttaaattaattatatttttatttaataataattataaactcacttatttttttcttcataattatataatatctattaatattattttttaataaatatttgtagaatataataatataataaatataaattaattaataaattattaaaatttaaaaataataattattttaatataaaaataaaataaaaatatttgtgataaaataaaaataataaatatttattgtttctgtttcatattattttaaaataatttgatattttttaaatgttagtaaaaatatatattttaaattttaatttttaataattttttatttttgatttataTAGAACCAAATCAACCGGTTTAACCAATAATTTATCGGTTAAACTAATAACCTAATAATTTGATCGGTTTAATTACTGATTCGGTTTTATCACCGATTCAGTTCTGACAACTATGTTATTCACAACTAAATTTTGGAGTAAGACGTAAAAAAAGAGCTAAGTTTAATGGAGGGGTCACAATTCCTACACCTCAACTCGTCCACAATGCCAAATTTGTGGAAAACTAGGTCATCTTGCATGATCATGTTATCATTGCTTCGATCGAACCTAATTCTAAACTCCGCAAGATCCTTTTCATTGCTAATTTGTATTTTaatgatatattttaaaaatgtttttttccTTGCATTTTAAAAATGCTATAAAAAGATGTTTTACTAAGAAAGTAAGagacattaaaaaaatttatattttaaaaatattaaatacatataaaatttaaaaatattttaaaattaattattctattaatttctaacatttttcttttcaattaaattccTGCACTATTTTTAATTGAGAAATTCTCCATATACAagcatttttttatacaagtctttacaagttaTTATATTAACGCGCTTGAACgttactgcacgttcttcttcctcttcctcttcttctttttttctttcgtttcttactttctctttctccttcttcaaccgttactgcacaatttcactgcaccgtcttcttcttcttgctgcacattcttcttcctcttcctcctcttcttcttcttcttttctttcgttttttgccttctctttctccttcttcatttacgtgcttttctctttgttttcttttttcgttattcttgatttccattattttttgatatcaagctctgaaatcatttttgaagaagaagaagcagcagaatatgaggaggagaaagagaaagagttctgaattatgcataaagtgtcctttgggtgtattttctataatcgtttgggtgtattttctataatcgtttgggtgtatttctgaagtttcattgttttcaaaacgatttcaaagcttgatttcagaaaccatgaaaatcgaaaaaaaagaagtaagaataccagtaataaacgagtaaaacaactaatgaaaaggcaaagagaataacgaagaaatatcgtttgggtgtattttctataatcgtttgggtgtattttctataatcgtttgggtgtatttctgaagttctattattttcaaaacgatttcaaagtttgatttcagaaaccatgaaaatcgaaaaaaaagaagcaagaataccagtaataaatgcaagtaaaacaactaatgaaaaggcaaagagaataacgaagaaatatCGTTTGGTTgtattttctataatcgtttgggtgtatttctgaaatttcattatcttcaaaacgatttcaaagcttgatttcagaaaccatgaaaatcgaaaaaaaacgaagcaagaataccagtaataaacgcaaataaaacaactaatgaaaaggcaaagagaataacgaagaaatacatggaggaggaggaagaagaagaagaaggagaagaagaggaagaggaagaggaagagaaagatgaGTTGTTCATAATCCACggtgagtgaagaagaagaagaagaagaagaagaagaggaggaagaagaggaagaggaaaaggaagatgAAGATGAGTTGTTCATAATTCACggtgagtgaagaagaagaagaagaagaagagaaagaggaagatgaGTCGTTCATAATTCACGGTGAGTGTAGCACTTTGGAAATTAAATAACGCATTAAAAGACTCTAATGTGTagcaacttgtaaaacttgtaagtcaaaaagacttgtatgtgtagcaagcctctttttaattttataattagacattttctaatgtaaaaataaaatattaaaattaatagaatatttttttacaaattagaaatattcataattaaaaacctaattaGATATTTGACcacatatatttttgaaaaaatattttaattttaatatttttaacataaaaaaaattttaattacaaaattaaaaacagtgtaaaaattcaattaaaaaaatataaaaacctaattaaaattttgataaaactataagaaatatcataataattaaatcaatattttattatatttttaaaacatactCTAAAGACCGTTTAGCCAAAATTTTATAGCTACCACAATTTGAGGCAGAGAGGCAGTacattatttacataaaaaataattaaaaattataaaagaacgtaaaaaaaaaaaggataagacTTCACTGAAAATGATATACTCATTTAGAATGTCTCAACCACAAAGGCAAATTACTGACTACTATTACCAGTAAACACCTAAGAAACCATCTATGTTCATTTTCATTTGTAACACTACTAATAAtgatctttttttttgttttcccctATCCTGTaacatgttttcttttattaaatgaAACATCCACAATGAAGCTCTATCCAGTTGTGTATACAATATAAATTGTATTGCAATATTCAGGCTTAAATACCTGATAGACGAGAAATATTTCGATACTCACTTCCACTATTAAATGAGGTGTGGAAGCCACACTAAAAGGTTCTCACATCCCATTCAATGATGAAAGTGAGTGTCAACTTAGTATAGGAGGAAAGATGAAACTACTTACAATGTAACTCTGCATATATAAGCATATTCTATCTGAGACAAACACATCACAAGGGGTAAGCAATGCTCAACGACGTAACATACTTTTAACATTTTCTAAGATGATGCAATAACAATTTATAGAACATTAGAACAAGAACCCATGACATAAGAAAGTGAGTCATTCGGAACTAAAACAAAAACTAAACTGAAACATAATCATATGTTCAAGGATTTGGAGATGAAATGATTAATGAAGGAATTCTAATGGGGAATATCTAGCTTATCACAACAAAAGGTGCTTTAGACATAGAAATAATCATTGCATGAACACCCAAAACTGTCAAAACACCACAATAAGTATCAACTAGACACATAAAATTCAGGCTAAAATATTAATGAGTCACAGCCAACACCTTTTTCAGTGTGCCACAAACCACTCCTCTCATGGTTTCCGTCTGCCACCACAAACCAGATTGAAGTTTATATGATTTTATCAGTTGAAAAGCCAGGAATCTCCGAATTTGATGGTGCATTTGCCCAGAGAAATACAACATGACCAACCACTGACCAACGTTCATCCTTAGCCATGAGTGGACACTTGCTCCCCTTCAATACTCGAGCACCTCTCCTCCTGTACAACACAAGTGCAAATACAGGGGGAAAATGATTATGCCAACCTCAAAGTTTTACCTTCACTACCATTATTGCTATCCATTACTTCACTACCATAATCGCTACCCATTACGATGTTACCAACAAGTGTCCACTGCTATCTGTAAATATAACTTGACTACACCTTATTTCTACTTGTTATAGAAAGTAAAGCATGCACCTGTGCAAGAacagaaagaggaaagaaacaaagaaaaaactaACAAATGGCAACAGAAATAGTCAACCGCATCAAACCATCATAAGGGGAAAATATGATACTATAGCTGAAATGCTACAAGAAGCGATATATCCAGATAGACTAAAATCACAAGCACGCAATTTAAAGCTACACGCAAAAACGAcgactaaataaaaataatagcagCTAATATTTCCTCAACCAtgctaattattataaatataaactaGTAAAGAAACTACAGCAAACTACTGGGATTCAAGCAACTCAACCAGTCCCACTGTGCATTGCATTGAACTTGAGTCATTCTTTGGCAACGGGAAGCATCCATAGGAGGTCACAATTTAAGATCAAAAGACATGGATCCACAAGCTGAACTTCAAGATGCAGCAAGAAATTAACCATCAAAATTACTGTTGTTGAGCTTGTCGTGACTGAGCACCAGCATACCCACCACCATAACCAACTTGCCCACCATGAGAGCCATTTCCCTGAGGAGTCCCATAGTTTCCAGACCGTTGAGTTTGTTCAGATCTCCAACCAGCATTTCCATAACTTGAATGTCCATTTGCATCCCCATAACCACTTCCCATATAGCTCCCACTGCCACCACTACCTTGTAGTTCATTCCCACCAGCATTGCTAGAATTACTATTTGGGGTACCCCCAGTACGCCCTCCAACAGCACCATATCCGCTGGGATTCCCATAAGAACTATCACTACCATACCCACCATATCCATATCCTTGATTCCCGTAGCCAGCAGCTCCGCCAGGAGATTGACCTGCAGTTGCTGAACCAGGACCACTGCCGCCAGATCCAGCAACGCCACCTGGAGCACCCCACGCAGCAGTGTTCCCATAGCCCATAGACCCATAGCCAGAAGCAGCCTGAGCAGGCCATGAACTCCTTGGACCACCAGGTGCACCACCAGTGTAAGCAGCGTTAGCAACATTTGGATTCCCATAAGCTGCACTGCCAGCTCCACCATACCCAGCAGCAACACCACCATAACTTCCATATGCACCGTAGCCAATGCCATTATTGGCTGGACCATAACCATACCCAGGCGCACTATAGCCAGCAGAACCATAAGGTGGGAATCCACCAGCAGCACTTTGAGGCTGAATATACCTACTAGAATCCATACGACCATCATAAGCATTCTGGCTGCCACCAGATGATCCATACCCTTGATACCCTCCTGCGCCACCACCTCCACCACGGCCAGTTGAACCaggattggcatctttaggaagtGCACGCTTCACCTCTACTTGCTTACCATATAAATCATGAAATGTCTTGTGCAAAACCCTATCAACTGCCTCCTCATTGTCAAATGAAATAAAACCAAATCCACGTGGTCGTCCAGTATTCTGGTCAAACATAACTACTACATCAGTTACATGACCATATGACTCAAAGTATTGACGAAATTTTTCCTCTGTCAGTGTGGGAGGCAACCCTCCAACAAATATCTTCTTGGTCCTCGTGTTTCCACCATTTCCACCAGAATTCCAACCAGAATGAGAATTTCCACCTCTTGAAGTGACAGAAACTTGTTGATCCTCTCTTGATAAGGCCCTCTTAGCATCAACCTGAATAAtagaattataagattaaaatcACCCAACAGAAAGTCTCATAAATTGACTAGggcaaagaaaaacatgcaaaacaTCACAAATTAATATCTGTATTCTTCAGTTATCAACATGATCAATATTCAAAACCAATCCTCTTGGGCTGACATTATAACTCACTTCCCCAGTATTCAAAAGAATCCAAAGGCAATTCAAATCAAAACATGACaaaagttaaataataataataataacaataatacaacaacaataataataactggCAATGGATCCCATAAAATCATCACTCATTAGATATTTCGATATGCCAACCAACTAAAAGACATAATCATAAACACAAGCATATCTCAATAATTATGCATTTTGTAGAAGGAAATGAATCACCTAATTGCAAACTctacattttaattatttttcaagatTGACCAAAGAGGATTCAATATTAAAGAATATTAACTTTACTCTCATCTGTCATAAGCATGAAGAAACATATTGCCTTAACTATGTCAGCTGACAACAACAGTAAATGATATGTATTGCAAATTAGCAGTTAATGTGCCCTCAACCAAAGAAACTGCCATCTAAAAGCATCCATTTCATTCCATTACACATTTCATACATTAACTATTGCTCACCAACTACTAGCGCCTAGTAGCATAAGTATTATTTGTTCTTTCTTCTACTGTTGTACTACAGAGAATCACAGGCATAGCTAACACCCAATAGGGGTGTTCTCAGTAAAAGCATATCTTGAATTAAGAGAAAGACCAAAAACATTAATCATGAACAAATCAATTAGGGACATGTCTCTCCgaaaagaaaaaccctaaaacaaaGACCATTCAAACGAAAAACCTATTAAGCAAGCGAATAATGCAAACAACCACTGGCAGTGGCACCAAACCGTATAtaaaagaaaaaccctaaaactaaGACAAAACCCCACAACTAATACATCGGAACCAATACATCTTTCTTAATTAAAGAAACAAAATGAAGGAAACCCAAACCTAGGCCTAAGAAGAATAGGGTTAAAGAGGGTTGTGAATAAAAATGGGGAAAAgggagaaaaaataataaagggGGAAATGAGGGTAACCGTTCTGCCATCAATGACATGCTTATCTTGGAGGACCCTATCGAGAACAGAGGGATCGGCGAATTCAACAAAGGCGAAGCCTCTGGGCTTGCCGGTGTTCTTGTCCCTCATGACGGAGGCGTTGGTGACGTCACCATAGTTGCAGAAATGGTCCTTCAACTTGTCCTCATTGGTGTCCCACGAAATCCCTCCGATGAATAGCTTCCCCTGATCCGAATCCATGCCCTttcctttccctctctctctctctatatatatataaatatatatagtgtGTGTTAAATAGTATGTATGTGAAGAAGTAGTAGTGTTATTTTTGAGTGGGTGGGGTTTGTGGAAAAGAAAGAAGGGATTTGGGTTTGGGAATTAGGAGGGAAGAGGTAGAGAGGGAAAAGAGTGGGGTGGCTAATCACCACTAATGTGAGCGGTGCCGCGTATGTTATAGTTATGTGTGAAACAGAGTTTTGTGCGTGTAGTGTAGAAGCAAGGACTAAGGTGTAGTTTGGTAAAAAGCTTATTaacttgtttttgaaaaaataatttaaataataaatatttatattaaaaataatttgatttttaaaaattgtaacttaattttaaaaattgtatcagatattaatattatatatttttataagttaaaaattaaaagaagtaaTTTATGAATCTATCAAACAGATCTTAAGAATTATAGATTAGAATTTATAAAGTAAGaattatattttgtataaaattttgttatttttgtataaaataaatacttgctttatttttataaaagttaatAATCATTTACAactataaaaaatagaaaataaaattctgTAAGACTGAAAATgagaactaatatttttttagataaaaattggaGATAGAGAACAAATCGAAGAGTGAAGACAGAGTAGAAAAACATCTCTTGCTTCCATTTTCTCCCATTGTTATCTCTAAAAATAGAATTGTACGTGTAGTGTAAAAACAATGACTTTGTGTCTTGTTTTTTATACAATAAAAAGTGATCTATACATGTATCAACTATTTTATTACCATAAAAACTTAAGAATAGCAATTTTAATTGTCATCCTAATTTTTTAGTCTAACAATctaataacatattttttatcaGGCCTACTACACATACAAGTATTTTTGAGTTATAAGTTCTACAAGTTAGCCCAAACCCAACAAAAATAACGCGCACCACACTCTCCACACTCGAACGTAAAAACCACGCGCTTTACTCAACCGTTTCGTTTTTTCAAAGCGCACTCATAATaaaaaactcttcctcttcttcctcaatcgaTACCCAAACCCTCGAGATTCAAGCCACGTTCGAAACAAAACAAAGCTCTGAAGAAACTGTCGAACTCCTCGCGaaaagtagaagaaatcaagaaggaaaCATTCAAATCTCtataaaaaaataccaaaaagaatgaacaaaaattatttaaggtactgtttcatttttcttctagGTTTTTCACATTTCTGTTTCTAATTTCGAAATCGAAGCACTATATCGCCGTATTTCTCTCTCTATTTCACTGTTCTTGGTTTAGATCTCATATTACTATTCTGATAAAACTCTTTAAGT includes:
- the LOC112711333 gene encoding heterogeneous nuclear ribonucleoprotein 1; translated protein: MDSDQGKLFIGGISWDTNEDKLKDHFCNYGDVTNASVMRDKNTGKPRGFAFVEFADPSVLDRVLQDKHVIDGRTVDAKRALSREDQQVSVTSRGGNSHSGWNSGGNGGNTRTKKIFVGGLPPTLTEEKFRQYFESYGHVTDVVVMFDQNTGRPRGFGFISFDNEEAVDRVLHKTFHDLYGKQVEVKRALPKDANPGSTGRGGGGGAGGYQGYGSSGGSQNAYDGRMDSSRYIQPQSAAGGFPPYGSAGYSAPGYGYGPANNGIGYGAYGSYGGVAAGYGGAGSAAYGNPNVANAAYTGGAPGGPRSSWPAQAASGYGSMGYGNTAAWGAPGGVAGSGGSGPGSATAGQSPGGAAGYGNQGYGYGGYGSDSSYGNPSGYGAVGGRTGGTPNSNSSNAGGNELQGSGGSGSYMGSGYGDANGHSSYGNAGWRSEQTQRSGNYGTPQGNGSHGGQVGYGGGYAGAQSRQAQQQ